Genomic segment of Streptomyces sp. NA02950:
GGAATGAAGATCTTCACCCTGCGGCACTCCGCCCCCAACCCTCGCTCCCCGCCCGCGACGGCACCCCCGGGAAAACGCCCGGCTCAACCGGACGGCGTGACCGAGAACCACAGGCCGAACCACTCCTCTGCGCCGTACTCCTCGAACCGCTCCACCTCGGTGAACCCCACCTTCGCCGCGAGGCGCATCGCGCGGTCGTTGAGCGGTCTGGGTGCAGAGCACCACCGGCTCGCCGGGAAGTGCGCCGGCGACCAGTCGAGTGCCGCCGCGCACGCCTCGGCGGCGTACCCGAATCCCCACGCTTCCGGCAGGAACAGATAACCGGGCCCGGCTTCCCCGGCATCCGGACGGACGTGCCCCGGACGCTCTGCATCGCGCCGATCGAGCGTGATCATGCCGATCATCGCTCCGTCGAGATCGATCACGAAAAGACCAGGGCGCCGCCCGGGCACCTCAAGGCACCACGCGTTCGAGCTGGCTCCCCTCCCACCCCCACCGACGAGGTTCGCACGAAGCGGGTGTCCAGCCCCGGTCCGTGGTCGATGGTCTGCGTATCCGCACTGCTCCTCACGGGATGCGGGAACACATCGCCGGGCTCGGCCGACGCCGCTTGCACCGGACACCGACCGCACGGCGGCCCGTCGGAGGGCCCGCACGAGGAATCCGTGAGGAATCCGGGCCGGGCCCCTCCGCCGCGTCCGGCGGCGGCACGGAGACCACCACGCTCCCGGTCACCCCGGGCAAGGGTGGATCCGCCGTCGTCAGCCGCCCCTCGGACGGCGGGGGAGCCAGCCGCCCCACCGGCAGGGAGGTAACGCTCGCCTCCTACGACACCGCCTCCGGCCGGGCGGCCGTGAAGCACCGCGCGTCCGGCACCTCCCGGGTGCGCAAGGGCGACGTGGTGGCCGGCCCACCGACCGCTGCGGCCCCGGCCTGCGCCGGGAGATCCACGGCGGGCTCCAGGTCGTGGAGAACTGGAACAGCGCCAACACCGTGCTGCACTACGGCAAGGACGGCGCCCCGACCGGCCCGGACAAGGAGCATGCCGAGACCTCGATGCTCGTCTGCACCTGCTCCAGTCCGCTCTCGTGCACGTCAACACGCGGCTGGTTCAGCAGGTTCCGGCCGAGCCGGCCTGGGCGAAGAAGCTGAGCGACGAGGACCGGCGCGGCCTGACCGCGCTGATCTGTCCAACGTCAACCCGTGCGGCACCTTCCGCCTGGACATGGACGCCGGGCTCGACCTGGGGCCGGCCGCCGCCGTGCCCCGACCCCGCACCCCGGCGGATGCCGCCGACCGCTCGCGGACGGAGAAGCGATGAAGGACTCGGCGATCGTCGAGCAGCTCGCGCACCTCATGTCCAGGCGTGGTCGGGCCGGGAGCCCCGGCCCGACCACCGCGGCATCAGGCCGCCAGCGCTGCACGGAGCGTTGAAGGCTTGAGCCCGAAGGTGTTGCGGATATCGCTGTCGTCCACGAGGAACGGACGCTCGGACATGTAGCTCATCTCGGCGAACTCCCGCCACAGTGGATCGGTGAAGGACAGCAGTGTCATATCCCGTTCGGTGAGCGGCTCCAACCGCGGTTCGGGCGCTCCGTGGAGTTCGGCGAGGTCGGTCGCGGCCTGACGCAGGGTCGTGGTGATGACCGGGGCGTGCCAGCCCCGTCCCCAGGCCCGCTCGTCGCCGCTGACCGCCACCAGCGCCGCTGCGACGTCCTCGGTGTACGAAAAGGCATGCGCCGCATCGGGGTTACCATGGACGAGAGCCAGTTCACCCTCGCGGACCCGGGGCGCGACCAGCAGCGTGAACGCTGAGACTGCACCTGGGCCCAGGTACTGGCCGGCTCGCACTTCGGTGACCCGCAGCCGCCCTTCGTCGTGGGCATCCTTGGCCTGCCGCCACAGCTCGGCCCTCACCCGGCCCTTTCGGGTGTGCGGGGTCATCGGGGTGCGCTCGGTGACCGGCC
This window contains:
- a CDS encoding GNAT family N-acetyltransferase codes for the protein MIDLDGAMIGMITLDRRDAERPGHVRPDAGEAGPGYLFLPEAWGFGYAAEACAAALDWSPAHFPASRWCSAPRPLNDRAMRLAAKVGFTEVERFEEYGAEEWFGLWFSVTPSG
- a CDS encoding NAD-dependent epimerase/dehydratase family protein, whose product is MAESVVIGAGATGVATARQLADSGERVRLITRSGSGPDHPGIERIALDAGRTDELAEALAGAATVFNAAMTAYQTWPETMPPLFASILTATERAGADYVMLGNHYGYQQTTGPVTERTPMTPHTRKGRVRAELWRQAKDAHDEGRLRVTEVRAGQYLGPGAVSAFTLLVAPRVREGELALVHGNPDAAHAFSYTEDVAAALVAVSGDERAWGRGWHAPVITTTLRQAATDLAELHGAPEPRLEPLTERDMTLLSFTDPLWREFAEMSYMSERPFLVDDSDIRNTFGLKPSTLRAALAA